Proteins from a single region of Alloscardovia omnicolens:
- a CDS encoding glycoside hydrolase family 3 C-terminal domain-containing protein: protein MEKGNKSTGLWRGLSAVIASMCAVTVAGTFIAYNNGATINAFLGTSNYRVEKVSGKNTTDGIYFDSEFKTVEELIAAKDKLAEQISAEGSVLLKNHNAALPLNKTSEHVTLWGMNSHTPTLGGMIGSSVTPAVKQGQKAYDIESALREKGFTLNEDMISLYSSDEAMSYARRGFGQTGHGLTPSFAPTYAEPDTYQVGEIPANLYSDATLSSADQSVAIVVISRDNTEAADYEPNMKNGTKGDTFERPLALSKYERDMIALAKQHSTKVVVLLNSDNPLEISDLKNDSDIDAILWAGAPGMSGFLGVADVLSGDANPSGRLVDTYAVNSTSTPAMVNWGLYLYSNSTKSTAKAKLTQENKADWYLVESEGIYNGYRYYETRYEDSVLGQGQADSNLGSSDGSAWKYASEVSYPFGYGLSYTTFEQKLKSVDVKIGSEESQATIEVTNTGKTAGKSVVELYAQTPYNGNLEKAAIQLMGIGKTGELKPGETTSVDVTFRTEDMASYDQAHKNANGSQGAWVLSKGDYRFAIGNGVHEALNNILAEKRGSKDKLVTINDEENIDASKVAKFALNKEDSTTYSKNVQNALQNMDINNLIPNTVEYTTRADWTKGWKPLKELTPTQEMMVGLTNSNSKLTKNGEAVTWGQGAGLTIAGMINTDKDGNFKSVADLNDPMWDKLVDQISLDEAINFIEKQGDGSEAIRSIALSGGYLPDGPVGITYDQVEGYSAQWSKENASEPTYVGPDSKYAKWSMTWAPTEPVVASTYNTELVEREGELLGEDNLWSNTFATQAPGLNLHRNAYNARNHEYFSEDPVLTSTMGTAYSRGGTSKGSIMVPKHFAFNHQETNRSGLSTFMTEQAAREGELRGFRNTLASGAATGLMTSFNRAGTVFAGAHEGLLKQILRNEWKYQGAVYTDMINGADYMNWRDVVFAGGGNLLTTSAYDTSKIGTMAASKSSIKKDMNFQKEMKQNLKYWLHTLAGSSAMNGLTSDMRIVYQVTWWQWCLYAACGLCAVLTILSVVKWARAVRKPAVAGKDK from the coding sequence ATGGAGAAGGGCAACAAGTCAACTGGACTTTGGCGCGGTTTATCTGCTGTAATAGCGTCAATGTGTGCGGTAACAGTTGCAGGTACCTTTATCGCTTACAATAATGGTGCAACTATTAACGCATTTCTTGGTACCTCAAATTACCGTGTTGAAAAGGTCTCAGGTAAGAACACTACAGACGGTATATATTTTGATTCTGAATTTAAAACAGTTGAAGAACTCATTGCTGCAAAGGATAAGCTTGCTGAACAAATCAGTGCAGAAGGTAGCGTACTGCTGAAAAATCATAATGCTGCGCTTCCTTTAAATAAAACTAGCGAGCATGTCACATTATGGGGTATGAATTCGCATACTCCTACATTGGGTGGCATGATTGGTTCTTCAGTCACGCCAGCTGTGAAGCAGGGGCAAAAAGCATACGATATTGAATCTGCATTACGTGAAAAAGGTTTTACCTTGAACGAAGATATGATTTCGCTGTATTCCAGTGATGAGGCGATGTCATATGCGCGTAGAGGTTTTGGACAGACCGGGCATGGTCTCACTCCATCTTTTGCTCCTACATATGCAGAGCCAGATACATATCAAGTTGGCGAAATTCCTGCTAACTTATATAGCGATGCAACGTTGTCTAGTGCAGATCAGTCTGTAGCTATTGTTGTTATCTCACGAGATAATACTGAGGCAGCAGATTATGAGCCAAATATGAAGAACGGCACTAAGGGAGATACGTTTGAAAGGCCGTTGGCGCTTTCAAAATATGAACGCGACATGATTGCTCTTGCAAAACAGCACAGCACGAAAGTTGTTGTCTTACTTAATTCGGATAACCCATTAGAAATAAGCGACTTGAAGAATGACAGCGACATAGATGCTATATTATGGGCAGGCGCACCAGGTATGTCTGGCTTTTTGGGTGTTGCCGATGTTCTATCTGGCGATGCTAATCCATCCGGACGTTTAGTAGATACGTATGCAGTAAATTCCACATCTACACCAGCGATGGTGAATTGGGGATTATATTTGTATAGCAATTCTACGAAGTCTACAGCTAAGGCGAAGCTAACACAGGAGAATAAGGCAGATTGGTATTTAGTAGAGTCTGAAGGCATATATAACGGCTATCGTTATTATGAGACTCGCTATGAAGATAGCGTACTCGGACAAGGTCAAGCAGATTCCAATCTTGGCTCTTCTGACGGCTCCGCATGGAAATATGCTTCCGAAGTGAGCTACCCATTCGGTTACGGACTTAGCTATACCACTTTTGAGCAGAAGCTTAAAAGCGTAGACGTAAAAATTGGCAGTGAAGAGTCGCAAGCAACAATCGAAGTTACCAATACGGGTAAGACTGCAGGCAAATCGGTTGTCGAACTTTATGCTCAGACTCCGTACAATGGCAATCTTGAAAAAGCTGCTATCCAACTTATGGGCATTGGAAAAACTGGTGAGCTCAAGCCGGGTGAAACTACAAGTGTTGATGTAACCTTCCGCACAGAAGACATGGCAAGTTATGATCAAGCACATAAAAATGCAAATGGTTCTCAGGGCGCATGGGTATTGTCAAAGGGCGACTATCGTTTTGCTATTGGCAACGGTGTTCATGAAGCGCTCAATAATATTCTTGCTGAAAAGCGTGGCTCTAAGGATAAATTAGTGACCATTAATGATGAAGAGAATATTGACGCTTCAAAGGTAGCGAAATTCGCTCTTAATAAGGAAGATTCCACGACATATTCCAAGAATGTGCAGAACGCACTGCAAAATATGGATATTAATAATTTAATCCCTAACACTGTGGAGTATACGACTCGAGCAGATTGGACTAAGGGTTGGAAGCCTCTCAAAGAGCTTACTCCTACACAAGAAATGATGGTTGGGTTGACCAACAGCAATTCGAAACTCACGAAAAATGGTGAAGCAGTAACGTGGGGCCAAGGCGCTGGCTTAACTATTGCCGGTATGATTAATACTGATAAGGACGGTAACTTTAAGTCAGTTGCTGATCTTAATGACCCGATGTGGGATAAGCTGGTTGATCAGATTAGTCTTGATGAAGCCATCAACTTCATAGAAAAGCAGGGTGATGGTTCTGAAGCGATTAGGTCTATTGCTCTATCCGGCGGATATTTGCCTGACGGCCCAGTAGGTATCACCTATGATCAGGTTGAGGGTTATAGCGCCCAGTGGTCAAAGGAGAATGCTTCTGAGCCAACGTATGTCGGTCCTGATAGTAAGTATGCAAAATGGTCGATGACCTGGGCACCAACAGAGCCAGTGGTGGCTTCTACATACAACACTGAGCTTGTGGAACGTGAAGGTGAACTTCTTGGTGAAGATAACCTGTGGTCTAATACATTCGCTACCCAGGCACCTGGCTTAAATTTGCATCGAAATGCATATAATGCACGAAATCATGAGTACTTCTCAGAAGACCCAGTGTTGACATCAACTATGGGCACCGCTTATAGTCGCGGTGGCACTTCTAAAGGTAGCATTATGGTTCCAAAGCATTTCGCTTTCAATCATCAAGAAACTAATCGAAGTGGGTTATCTACGTTTATGACGGAACAAGCAGCACGAGAAGGAGAACTTCGCGGATTCCGTAATACCCTAGCGTCAGGTGCTGCTACCGGTCTTATGACCTCATTTAACCGTGCAGGTACTGTTTTCGCCGGTGCGCATGAAGGGTTATTGAAGCAGATTCTGCGTAACGAGTGGAAATATCAAGGAGCGGTCTATACCGATATGATTAACGGTGCCGATTATATGAATTGGCGTGACGTAGTTTTTGCTGGTGGTGGCAATTTGCTCACCACGTCTGCCTACGACACTTCTAAGATTGGTACTATGGCTGCTTCAAAGTCGTCTATCAAGAAAGACATGAACTTCCAAAAGGAGATGAAGCAGAATCTTAAGTATTGGCTCCATACGCTTGCTGGCAGCAGCGCGATGAATGGGTTGACATCCGATATGCGCATTGTTTACCAAGTGACATGGTGGCAATGGTGTCTATATGCAGCGTGTGGATTATGTGCTGTATTGACAATTCTCAGTGTTGTGAAATGGGCGCGTGCTGTGCGTAAGCCGGCAGTGGCAGGAAAGGATAAGTAA
- a CDS encoding cellulase family glycosylhydrolase produces MTLGIDEKINGVNLGNWLVLEKWMKPELFEDCGEEDEIWMHRTMEPEALEVLLKKHRDSYVTVEDFREIARRGYNLVRIPVPYFIFGDLDGHPGCIEYLDKAFTWAQETGLHILLDLHTVPGSQNGYDNGGITGVCKWSKNPQAVEYSLTVLERLADRYRDEPMLYGIEVLNEPISWLVYATAPSTGKAKNKQEAKGSGYVPLRFLKPFYREAYSRLRSKLRPEHVIVFHDGFRLGSWNRWFKREGMKNVILDTHIYITAMELFVPIHAMWLYRLFVGYNAWLIRRVERHIPVVVGEWCLVNKRALTVKGEEAKRHVYRGVNDLQMAAWNASAGQIYWNYQLLRDDTKTPRNYRTNEELEAWDLSRAWRHGWVS; encoded by the coding sequence ATGACGCTAGGAATTGATGAAAAAATAAACGGTGTAAACCTGGGTAACTGGTTAGTACTTGAAAAGTGGATGAAACCAGAACTTTTCGAAGATTGCGGTGAAGAAGATGAGATCTGGATGCATCGCACTATGGAACCAGAGGCTCTTGAGGTGCTGCTTAAGAAGCACCGTGATTCGTATGTTACCGTTGAGGATTTTCGTGAAATTGCGCGACGAGGGTATAACTTAGTGCGTATTCCGGTTCCGTATTTTATTTTTGGGGACCTTGATGGTCATCCAGGATGTATTGAGTATCTTGATAAAGCCTTTACATGGGCTCAGGAAACAGGACTTCACATTCTCCTTGATCTGCATACTGTACCCGGTTCGCAAAATGGATATGACAATGGCGGAATCACAGGTGTGTGTAAGTGGTCGAAAAATCCGCAAGCGGTAGAGTACAGTTTGACAGTTCTTGAGCGTTTAGCAGATCGCTATCGTGATGAGCCAATGCTTTATGGTATTGAGGTGCTCAATGAGCCTATCAGTTGGCTAGTTTATGCTACGGCGCCTTCTACGGGCAAAGCAAAAAATAAGCAAGAGGCCAAGGGAAGCGGTTATGTTCCGCTCCGTTTTTTAAAGCCGTTCTATCGCGAAGCATATAGTCGTTTGCGCTCCAAACTGCGTCCAGAGCACGTTATCGTTTTCCATGACGGATTCCGTTTAGGCTCGTGGAATAGGTGGTTTAAGCGTGAGGGGATGAAAAATGTAATTCTTGATACGCATATTTACATCACAGCGATGGAGTTGTTTGTTCCGATTCATGCGATGTGGCTATACCGCCTTTTTGTGGGTTACAATGCGTGGTTGATTCGCCGAGTGGAACGGCATATTCCGGTGGTTGTTGGTGAGTGGTGTCTTGTCAATAAGCGTGCATTGACGGTGAAGGGTGAAGAAGCTAAACGTCATGTATACCGTGGAGTAAATGACTTGCAGATGGCTGCATGGAATGCATCAGCCGGTCAGATTTACTGGAATTATCAGCTACTTCGAGATGATACCAAAACTCCCCGTAATTATCGTACGAATGAGGAACTCGAGGCTTGGGATTTGTCTCGCGCTTGGCGTCATGGTTGGGTTTCATAA
- a CDS encoding MFS transporter, whose amino-acid sequence MVKKKNSTNSFWSLPILSSCMKSDEVTWVETIVGYFIGPIGVLLFNAIILNYINVYFTDVLGLSGTFLIIFPVVSSALAVAVNIVMGLLIDRTHTSVGKARPYILIAVPMLLVSGIILFTIPASVPSGIAQMTWIVVAYNLYLSIANGVYSMGHSLMVPLSTRNSQKRNQLSVWTNTASAGAVGAMSIVFPIILSFLGVSKGRWAAVMCLFAAIAAAAAVLEFYFTRERITEEVDNAAQTSINLTANKNKEPIVSVGRQIKSMITEPYWWMIIGFYVLWQFSGNMKNGSMTYFCNYVVGTYSDGKTQTILAIIGAIPMAAGVLIATPIANRIGKQRFLLIGLAIGVIGGIIMWSNPTNIAVISIGLAIKSVGMIPGMTIMTALFSDVLDHMEWKNGFRCDGLSMSIYSACMTALGGVCSGVLNAILSAAGYVAPSVQTSGIHSTVQKVLADGTQIFNQTGSAQFAIEACYILFELIAWAVIFIIMLGLRVEKNLPAEQAEIQRRRHLND is encoded by the coding sequence ATGGTCAAAAAGAAAAATAGTACGAATAGTTTCTGGTCCTTGCCAATACTGAGCAGTTGCATGAAGAGTGATGAAGTGACATGGGTAGAAACTATTGTGGGCTACTTTATTGGGCCTATTGGTGTGCTTCTCTTTAACGCAATTATTCTCAACTACATCAATGTGTATTTTACAGATGTGTTGGGCTTATCTGGTACTTTTTTGATTATTTTTCCAGTGGTTTCATCTGCTCTTGCAGTTGCAGTCAATATTGTGATGGGGTTGCTGATAGATCGCACGCACACATCTGTCGGTAAAGCTCGTCCTTACATTTTGATTGCGGTGCCGATGCTGCTTGTATCTGGAATTATTTTGTTTACCATTCCAGCATCAGTGCCGTCAGGTATTGCGCAGATGACGTGGATTGTGGTGGCTTACAATCTTTATTTGTCCATCGCCAATGGAGTATATTCCATGGGGCATTCACTCATGGTTCCGCTGTCAACTCGTAATTCACAGAAACGCAATCAGCTATCCGTGTGGACTAATACTGCCTCAGCTGGTGCTGTTGGTGCAATGAGTATTGTTTTTCCGATTATTTTGTCTTTTTTGGGAGTTTCGAAGGGGCGTTGGGCAGCTGTTATGTGTCTCTTTGCGGCAATAGCAGCCGCAGCGGCGGTACTCGAATTTTATTTTACGCGTGAGCGCATTACTGAAGAGGTAGACAATGCCGCGCAAACAAGTATTAACCTAACTGCGAATAAGAATAAAGAACCGATTGTCAGCGTGGGCAGACAGATTAAGTCCATGATTACCGAACCATATTGGTGGATGATTATTGGATTCTACGTGCTCTGGCAGTTTTCCGGGAATATGAAAAATGGCTCTATGACATATTTCTGCAATTATGTTGTTGGCACATATTCAGATGGAAAAACACAAACTATCCTTGCAATTATTGGCGCAATTCCTATGGCTGCAGGTGTGCTTATTGCCACGCCAATAGCAAACCGTATTGGTAAACAACGTTTTCTTCTTATCGGGTTAGCTATCGGTGTGATTGGCGGCATAATCATGTGGTCAAACCCAACAAATATTGCCGTAATCTCGATCGGTTTAGCGATTAAGTCTGTTGGTATGATTCCAGGCATGACAATTATGACAGCACTTTTTTCTGATGTGCTTGATCATATGGAATGGAAAAATGGTTTCCGTTGTGACGGGTTATCCATGTCAATTTATTCTGCCTGCATGACAGCATTGGGTGGAGTTTGCTCTGGTGTGTTGAATGCAATCTTATCTGCAGCAGGCTATGTGGCGCCAAGTGTTCAAACTTCAGGTATTCACAGCACAGTTCAGAAAGTACTTGCAGATGGTACTCAAATTTTTAACCAAACAGGCTCTGCGCAATTTGCAATTGAGGCATGCTATATTTTGTTTGAATTGATTGCTTGGGCTGTTATTTTCATTATTATGCTTGGTTTGCGCGTTGAAAAGAATCTTCCAGCTGAACAGGCAGAGATTCAACGTAGGCGCCACTTAAATGACTAA
- a CDS encoding MFS transporter, producing MSDETTAIATPSAKLSTAEKLRYYGAYLLFALLWMGGLIIVSAVLLPQHMKDVLGDANAATQVFTVLNVVTAIASLVSNLLFGNLSDRTRSRFGRRAPWILGGGIVGGVSLFLTGVSSNPWMIGFWYCVCMFGLNAMIAPVIASLSDRVPEDMRASMSAFMALGQTVGQSVGTIIAAYFIANTIPGFIVAGILMGISGIITILVWPTEQSSKNLPPVKGGWADFWASFVPPIKGARDFWLAFGGRTLLIFGYYMIMNYQLYILQDYIGQDKVTSGKTIATMSILIMIFGLIGSLGSGFISDKIGKRKVPVAISCLLMAFGYALPWIFKTSWSMMGFAIFAGFGYAVYGAVDQALNVDVLPNKENAGKDLGILNIATTLGQMVGPILTGVLATTLGYVAVFPTAIVFSALAVVFFLMIRSTK from the coding sequence ATGAGTGATGAAACAACAGCAATTGCGACTCCGTCTGCGAAGCTGTCTACTGCAGAGAAGTTGCGTTACTACGGTGCATACTTGCTCTTTGCATTATTGTGGATGGGCGGTTTGATTATTGTTTCAGCTGTCTTGCTCCCACAGCACATGAAGGATGTATTAGGCGATGCTAATGCAGCAACACAGGTGTTTACTGTTCTGAATGTGGTCACCGCAATTGCGTCCCTCGTTTCTAATCTTTTGTTTGGTAATCTTTCTGACCGTACGCGATCTCGTTTCGGTCGTCGCGCACCTTGGATTTTAGGTGGAGGTATTGTTGGCGGCGTATCCCTCTTCCTCACTGGTGTTTCTTCTAATCCATGGATGATTGGTTTCTGGTACTGCGTCTGCATGTTTGGATTAAATGCAATGATTGCTCCAGTTATCGCATCTCTTTCCGACCGTGTACCTGAAGATATGCGCGCATCGATGTCTGCGTTTATGGCACTCGGACAGACAGTTGGTCAGTCTGTAGGTACTATCATCGCTGCATACTTCATCGCAAACACAATTCCTGGCTTCATCGTTGCAGGTATCCTGATGGGTATTTCAGGTATTATTACCATTCTTGTGTGGCCAACTGAACAGTCTTCTAAGAATCTTCCTCCTGTAAAAGGCGGCTGGGCTGATTTTTGGGCTTCCTTTGTGCCTCCTATCAAGGGTGCTCGTGACTTCTGGCTTGCATTCGGTGGCCGTACATTACTTATTTTCGGCTACTACATGATTATGAATTACCAGCTTTATATTCTGCAGGATTATATTGGTCAAGATAAGGTAACATCTGGTAAGACGATTGCTACTATGTCTATTCTTATTATGATCTTTGGTCTTATTGGCTCATTGGGATCTGGTTTTATTTCCGATAAGATTGGTAAGCGTAAAGTTCCAGTAGCTATTTCATGCTTGCTCATGGCTTTCGGTTATGCACTCCCATGGATTTTCAAGACTAGCTGGTCTATGATGGGCTTTGCAATTTTCGCAGGATTTGGTTATGCAGTGTACGGCGCTGTTGATCAGGCTTTGAATGTTGATGTTCTGCCAAACAAGGAAAATGCTGGCAAAGATCTCGGTATTTTGAATATTGCAACAACTTTGGGTCAGATGGTTGGGCCTATTTTGACTGGTGTTCTCGCAACAACTCTTGGCTATGTTGCTGTATTCCCAACTGCAATTGTCTTCTCTGCTCTTGCGGTTGTCTTCTTCCTCATGATTCGCTCTACTAAGTAG
- a CDS encoding glycoside hydrolase family 30 protein, translated as MTTWIATTQDDKFIEQDVAATTLADSADFKLTGEKFQAIRGFGGCFNELGYQALTEIASPEDAEQVFKELFDPSEMNFVFNRAPVGANDFSLDWYSYDETDGDYELKNFSIERDEKTLIPYIQRAQKYQPDLKIFSSPWSPPTWMKFPKVYNFGRLVMTEENLQTYANYFVKYVRAYAEHGIKITHIFPQNEVFADQKFPSCLYDSEDMKIFVRDYLGPTFEREGIDADICLGTLNGPEDMAFTGVGYGMRMDNYNRWVDNILFDDKARQYIKGLGYQWAGRAAIQRTHSSWPEMEIFQTESECGNGENAWDYAEYIFHLINHYFRNGATTYTYWNMVLTEVVSTWGWMQNSLYSVDSKTGAITRNPEYYVMKHFSKFVKPGARVLGSSGHFNSMAIAFENPDGTVVVVAQNALNQDMPFTVANPNNPEQGLSVTLKARSFNTFVLD; from the coding sequence ATGACTACATGGATTGCAACGACGCAAGACGACAAGTTTATCGAGCAGGATGTTGCTGCTACAACGCTTGCTGACTCTGCAGATTTTAAGCTGACTGGTGAAAAATTCCAAGCTATCCGCGGTTTTGGTGGATGCTTTAATGAGCTTGGTTATCAAGCATTAACCGAAATTGCCAGCCCAGAAGATGCGGAGCAGGTCTTCAAAGAACTGTTCGATCCATCAGAAATGAACTTTGTATTCAATCGCGCGCCAGTGGGAGCTAACGATTTCTCTCTTGACTGGTACAGCTACGATGAAACTGACGGCGATTATGAGCTGAAAAACTTTAGCATTGAGCGTGATGAAAAAACCTTAATTCCTTATATTCAGCGTGCTCAAAAGTATCAGCCAGATTTGAAAATCTTCTCTAGCCCATGGTCGCCACCAACATGGATGAAGTTCCCTAAGGTTTATAACTTTGGACGTTTGGTGATGACGGAAGAAAATCTTCAAACATATGCTAACTATTTTGTGAAGTATGTGCGTGCATATGCAGAACATGGCATTAAAATTACGCACATCTTCCCGCAGAATGAAGTATTCGCCGATCAGAAATTCCCAAGCTGCCTTTATGACAGTGAGGATATGAAAATTTTCGTGCGCGATTATTTGGGTCCAACATTTGAACGTGAAGGAATTGACGCTGATATTTGCCTCGGCACCTTGAATGGTCCGGAAGATATGGCATTTACAGGTGTGGGCTACGGAATGCGCATGGATAATTACAACCGCTGGGTAGATAACATTCTCTTTGATGACAAAGCTCGTCAATATATTAAGGGTTTGGGATACCAGTGGGCAGGACGTGCTGCTATTCAGCGTACCCACAGTTCATGGCCAGAGATGGAAATTTTCCAAACTGAATCTGAATGTGGTAATGGTGAGAATGCGTGGGATTATGCTGAATATATTTTCCACCTCATCAACCATTATTTCCGCAACGGTGCTACCACGTATACCTATTGGAATATGGTCTTAACTGAGGTTGTATCCACATGGGGATGGATGCAGAATTCTCTCTACTCTGTGGATTCGAAAACTGGTGCAATTACGCGTAATCCTGAATACTATGTGATGAAGCATTTCTCCAAGTTTGTTAAGCCAGGTGCTCGTGTGCTCGGAAGCAGTGGACACTTCAATTCCATGGCGATTGCTTTTGAAAACCCAGATGGCACTGTGGTGGTTGTGGCTCAGAATGCTTTGAACCAGGATATGCCATTTACTGTTGCTAATCCTAACAATCCTGAGCAAGGATTGAGCGTAACCTTGAAGGCACGTTCCTTCAATACTTTCGTGCTCGACTAA
- a CDS encoding beta-galactosidase — protein MAKNHVDEFLFGAAYYDEYILPHNIERIDEDFAMMREAGMNVIRIAEFTWSTEEPGPGVFNFAHVDRALEAAARHDIKVIIGTPTAAVPSWLVELDPHVLAVQDNSGQAKYGARQNMDIVNGTYRFYAERIIRKLISHTAPHPQVIGFQVDNETKYYDSCSPDMQKLFVQSLRKRFHNSTDEMNKAFGLDYWSNRVDAWENFPDVSGSINQSLRGAFDEFRRAVVTEFLAWQASIVREYARDDQFITHNFDYEWRGYSYGVQPAVNHFEAGKALDISGVDIYHPTEEHLTGNEIAFGGDTARSVKDGQNFIVLETEAQGQHGWLPYPGQLRLQAYSHVANGADGVMYWHWHSIHNSFETYWKGVLSHDFAKNPTYEEAGVFGREMADPKIGGRLIHAHKKNRVAVMVSNEALTALNWFQLETGFPGGGTVMYNDVVRRFYDALFELNVEADIIPVNADLERIARYDMVITPALYVAPQQTIDNLRSYVEQGGHLVSTVRSFVTDNDTKVWQDAAPHGLTDVFGVTYNQFTRPDGVVTVSGSVAQTFTAEALIELLNPVADDVEVLGAYDHYAWDSHPGLTRHAFGRGDAQYIATIPSPEATREILREAVEHAGISVVGADVAGKVTVRQTITPEGKTATYLFNYSGEEVTFASPVSGEVLVAPEIIGQDGKLAGQAAPLAAGAQITQGEDITIGRWNVAVILG, from the coding sequence ATGGCTAAGAATCACGTTGACGAGTTCCTTTTCGGAGCTGCGTATTACGACGAATATATTCTTCCGCACAACATTGAACGCATTGATGAAGACTTCGCCATGATGCGTGAAGCAGGGATGAATGTAATTCGCATTGCTGAATTCACATGGAGCACAGAAGAGCCAGGACCAGGCGTATTTAACTTTGCTCATGTAGATCGTGCATTAGAGGCTGCTGCTCGCCACGATATTAAGGTAATTATTGGTACTCCAACAGCAGCAGTACCAAGTTGGTTGGTAGAGCTGGATCCACACGTATTAGCAGTGCAGGATAACAGCGGACAAGCCAAGTATGGCGCTCGCCAAAACATGGATATTGTCAACGGAACATATCGTTTCTATGCAGAACGTATTATCCGCAAACTCATCTCTCACACGGCACCTCACCCACAGGTCATCGGTTTCCAAGTAGATAATGAAACAAAGTATTACGACTCCTGCAGCCCAGATATGCAAAAGCTGTTTGTGCAATCCCTTCGCAAACGTTTCCATAATTCTACCGATGAAATGAACAAAGCATTCGGATTAGATTATTGGTCTAACCGAGTGGATGCATGGGAGAATTTCCCAGATGTAAGTGGATCAATTAACCAGTCTTTGCGCGGCGCTTTCGATGAATTCCGTCGTGCTGTGGTGACGGAATTTTTGGCATGGCAAGCAAGCATTGTGCGTGAATATGCACGCGATGATCAGTTTATTACCCATAATTTCGATTATGAATGGCGTGGATATTCCTATGGCGTTCAGCCTGCGGTTAACCATTTTGAGGCAGGTAAAGCATTAGATATTTCTGGTGTGGATATTTATCATCCTACAGAAGAACACCTCACGGGTAACGAAATTGCTTTCGGCGGAGACACTGCTCGCAGCGTGAAAGATGGTCAGAACTTTATTGTGCTTGAAACTGAGGCTCAAGGACAGCATGGCTGGCTTCCTTATCCAGGGCAATTGCGTCTGCAAGCGTACTCGCACGTGGCTAATGGTGCTGATGGCGTGATGTATTGGCATTGGCATTCCATTCATAACTCGTTTGAAACCTATTGGAAGGGCGTTCTTTCTCACGACTTTGCTAAGAATCCAACGTATGAAGAGGCTGGAGTTTTTGGTCGTGAAATGGCTGACCCTAAAATTGGTGGACGTTTGATTCACGCTCACAAAAAGAACCGTGTAGCTGTGATGGTGTCGAATGAAGCGCTTACTGCACTGAATTGGTTCCAACTTGAAACTGGATTCCCAGGCGGTGGCACGGTCATGTATAACGATGTGGTTCGTCGTTTCTATGATGCGTTGTTTGAGCTTAACGTTGAAGCCGATATTATTCCAGTGAACGCGGATCTGGAACGTATTGCTCGCTACGATATGGTTATTACTCCAGCATTATATGTTGCTCCACAGCAGACCATTGACAATCTTCGCTCCTACGTAGAGCAGGGCGGTCATTTGGTGTCAACTGTGCGTTCCTTCGTGACGGATAACGATACGAAGGTCTGGCAGGACGCTGCTCCTCATGGATTAACAGATGTGTTTGGCGTGACCTACAACCAGTTCACACGCCCTGATGGTGTGGTGACTGTGTCTGGATCGGTTGCGCAAACCTTCACTGCCGAAGCGCTTATTGAATTACTCAATCCGGTTGCTGACGATGTGGAAGTATTGGGTGCGTACGATCACTATGCGTGGGATTCTCATCCAGGCTTGACTCGTCACGCTTTTGGTCGTGGTGATGCGCAGTATATTGCTACCATTCCATCACCTGAAGCTACGCGCGAGATTTTGCGTGAAGCTGTGGAACACGCAGGTATTAGCGTGGTTGGTGCTGATGTGGCTGGAAAGGTGACTGTACGTCAAACAATTACGCCGGAAGGCAAAACAGCTACATATCTTTTCAATTATTCAGGTGAAGAGGTTACTTTTGCTTCCCCAGTTAGTGGTGAAGTTCTTGTAGCGCCTGAAATTATTGGTCAAGACGGTAAACTCGCTGGTCAGGCTGCTCCGCTTGCTGCTGGTGCACAGATTACTCAAGGTGAAGATATTACAATTGGTCGCTGGAATGTAGCAGTTATTTTGGGCTAG